One region of Aphelocoma coerulescens isolate FSJ_1873_10779 chromosome 12, UR_Acoe_1.0, whole genome shotgun sequence genomic DNA includes:
- the ZXDC gene encoding zinc finger protein ZXDC: METQGLPAAEAARARPAAQHGGPAARPPPAWDPPPAAATPSPAGCTIAPGLYVSFPVLLVEEKPEPGASPAPSAPPAGPAPDSDGLLLVFNVVRGAAEPGAGGGEAGRAQPGPPPAEPPEEAPGSAPPPPPPRPPAPLPPAGGDGGGAEDGAFSGTITINNQSLLVRIENGVLTVGPGAEQPAGTAAPAAGASPAEPPGGPRPRSPPAFPCPEPRCGEAFPRKQQLRLHRLSAHGGGEDGRGAAARPFGCPVPGCAWSFATAYKLRRHLHSHDKLRPFACAAPGCAKRFTTVYNLRAHSRAHEQEAAHKCEACGQRFPSAARLAAHRRRSHLEPERPYRCDFPGCERTFITVSALFSHNRAHFREQEQFTCSFPGCNKQYDKACRLKIHMRSHTGERPFICDFEGCGWSFTSMSKLLRHKRKHEDDRRFMCPVEGCGKSFTRAEHLKGHSITHLGTKPFECPVEGCCAKFSARSSLYIHSKKHLQDVDSLKTRCPVSSCNKLFTSKQSMKTHMVKQHNFSPDLLTQLEATSSLTPSSELTSPGQSDLSNIDLVSLFSNVSSNNSGITTDMALVNSGIVTIDVASVGSTLGGNLPVSNNSLSQAVDPLILVASSDLPQSLDSSLLLGTSATVLQQSTLNLDDVQTVNAEALGSLASLSVRNSSQDVHGLTSSNNLTVDTATLTPSSSLGSTNVPELLTPIKAEQNLLPCSDVVGQQEGSKVVTQFVFSNPPGSYSAQKEMDLGAVTGSSFLESSGSARTDYRAIQLAKKKKQKGNGSSTGASGSGHRKNKGGKVSPTNFSSSIPGSRLGGNIVLPNGGLTIRDSATGAQYVQIQLLQDDSPGEGDLPFQLSSQSSSSHSQLTVDLPVYILQEPHSSTEDDAGSDNSQFTGSTINLQDLE; the protein is encoded by the exons ATGGAAACGCAGGGGCTGCCGGCCGCGGAGGcggcccgggcccggcccgcCGCGCAACatggcggccccgccgcgcggccgccgcccgcctgggacccgccgcccgccgccgccacccCCTCCCCCGCCGGCTGCACCATCGCGCCGGGCCTCTACGTGAGCTTCCCGGTGCTGCTGGTGGAGGAGAAGCCGGAGCCCGGCGCCAGCCCGGCGCCCAGCGCGCCGCCGGCGGGGCCCGCGCCCGACAGCGATGGGCTTCTGCTCGTCTTCAACGTGGTGCGCGGggcggccgagcccggcgcgggcggcggcgaaGCGGGGCGAGCCCAGCCGGGCCCGCCGCCCGCCGAGCCACCAGAGGAGGCCCCCGgctcggccccgccgccgcctcctccccgGCCGCCAGCACCGCTGCCCCCCGCGGGCGGCGATGGCGGCGGGGCGGAGGACGGCGCCTTCTCGGGGACCATCACTATCAACAACCAGAGCCTGCTGGTGCGCATCGAGAACGGCGTCCTGACGGTGGGGCCCGGCGCCGAGCAGCCCGCGGGCAccgcggcccccgccgccggcgCCAGCCCCGCCGAGCCGCCAGGCGGGCCGCGCCCGCGCTCGCCGCCGGCCTTCCCCTGCCCGGAGCCGCGTTGCGGAGAGGCCTTTCCCCGCAAGCAGCAGCTGCGGCTGCACCGGCTCTCGGCGCACGGCGGCGGCGAggacgggcggggcgcggcggcgcGGCCCTTCGGCTGCCCCGTGCCGGGCTGCGCCTGGTCCTTCGCCACGGCCTACAAGCTGCGGCGGCACCTGCACTCGCACGACAAGCTGCGGCCGTTCGCCTGCGCGGCGCCGGGCTGCGCCAAGCGCTTCACCACCGTGTACAACCTGCGGGCGCACAGCCGCGCCCACGAGCAGGAGGCGGCGCACAAGTGCGAGGCGTGCGGGCAGCGCTTCCCCAGCGCCGCCCGCCTCGCCGCCCACCGCCGCCGCAGCCACCTGGAGCCCGAGCGGCCCTACCGCTGCGACTTCCCCG gcTGTGAGAGAACGTTTATCACAGTGAGTGCATTATTCTCCCACAATCGAGCCCACTTCAGAGAGCAAGAGCAGTTCACCTGCTCATTCCCTGGCTGTAACAAGCAGTATGATAAGGCCTGCCGGCTGAAAATCCACATGAGGAGTCACACAG GTGAAAGACCTTTTATCTGCGACTTTGAAGGCTGTGGCTGGTCTTTTACCAGCATGTCCAAGCTTCTGAGGCATAAAAG GAAACACGAAGATGACAGGAGATTCATGTGCCCAGTAGAAGGCTGTGGGAAGTCCTTCACAAGAGCAGAACACTTGAAAGGCCACAGTATAACTCACCTTGGTACAAAACCGTTTGAGTGTCCAGTAGAAG GCTGTTGTGCAAAATTTTCAGCACGAAGTAGTCTGTATATTCACTCCAAAAAACATCTTCAGGATGTGGACTCGTTAAAGACTCGGTGCCCTGTTTCCAGCTGTAATAAATTGTTCACTTCCAAACAGAGTATGAAGACACACATGGTCAAGCAGCATAACTTCAGCCCAG ATCTCCTAACTCAGCTGGAAGCAACCAGCTCCCTCACCCCCAGCAGTGAACTCACTAGTCCGGGGCAGAGTGATCTCAGCAACATTGACCTGGTATCCCTGTTCTCCAATGTGTCCAGTAACAATTCTGGAATTACAACGGACATGGCGCTGGTGAACTCTGGAATCGTCACAATCGATGTTGCTTCGGTGGGCTCGACGCTGGGAGGGAACCTGCCTGTCAGTAACAATTCCCTGAGCCAGGCAGTTGATCCCTTGATCCTGGTGGCGAGCAGTgacctgccccagagcctggaCAGTTCTCTCCTGCTGGGAACCAGTGCAACAGTTCTACAGCAAAGCACTTTAAATTTGGATGATGTACAGACTGTCAATGCCGAAGCCTTGGGTTCGCTGGCATCTCTGTCAGTGAGGAATTCCAGTCAGGATGTGCATGGGTTGACATCCAGCAATAATTTAACAGTAGACACAGCCACTTTGactccttccagcagcctcgGCAGCACCAACGTGCCTGAGTTACTGACACCAATTAAAGCTGAACAGAATTTGCTTCCCTGCTCAGATGTGGTTGGTCAGCAGGAGGGCAGCAAAGTAGTGACACAGTTTGTGTTCTCCAACCCTCCAGGGAGTTACAGTGCACAGAAGGAAATGGATCTTGGCGCAGTGACTGGCAGCTCGTTTTTG gaGAGCAGTGGGTCTGCAAGAACAGACTACAGAGCCATTCAGCTggccaagaaaaagaaacaaaaagggaatggcagcagcacag GGGCATCTGGCTCTGGTCATAGGAAAAACAAGGGTGGTAAAGTAAGCCCTACCAACTTTTCATCATCTATTCCTGGCAGTCGACTGGGTGGTAACATAGTTCTGCCAAATGGAGGGCTGACAATAAGGGACTCTGCCACTGGAGCCCAGTATGTGCAAATTCAGCTTCTTCAG GATGATTCCCCAGGAGAGGGAGATCTGCCCTTTCAGCTGAGCTCTCAGTCTTCCTCATCACATTCTCAGCTTACAGTGGATTTACCTGTTTACATACTTCAG GAACCACACAGTTCCACTGAAGATGACGCAGGTTCTGATAACTCTCAGTTCACTGGAAGCACAATAAATTTACAGGATCTGGAATAA
- the CFAP100 gene encoding cilia- and flagella-associated protein 100, with protein MENIAKNEEKKLEKAERRMEKEAAMFDEFLKENHNSSVEALRMAKRETSAKTKKVTEIQGITTQIKKIQSDISRLEDTLQEYKMYRDILYQLSPKEWQEEHRKRHEKEKDRKTESRVNERSAAPAPTTEQDQGLTAGTSTAHSISFTDMPSSLLFSESLDFRSHDVTPQLKHFLKPLLSRELGSLEDAESEISSDEDEEPELYFTDPEQLLTTFMEMQDENIAFIQNSQDTEESWNKVRHTFITTHESMEKELAALKQQANTLRATVAKEEEKVADLKLKVQLFSSGEHEADDQDKILTSLKKKVLEVYLQCTGDNETNLPTVEMLKVIEKKLNDLLDSVERIPAAKIEKAVKAIRKEQRARLREEKQRQLKQQQDEGLKRDMERSQLPEGKKNFETMALHSNAPARKKKEQPRK; from the exons ATGGAGAACATAGCAAAGAACGAggaaaagaaactggaaaaggctgagagaaggatggagaaggaagctgccaTGTTTGATGAGTTCCTGAAGGAGAACCATAATAGCTCTGTTGAAGCACTGAGAAT GGCCAAAAGAGAAACCTCAGCAAAGACAAAGAAAGTAACAGAGATCCAGGGTATTACTACCCAAATAAAGAAAATCCAAAG TGATATCTCCAGATTGGaggacactctgcaggagtacAAGATGTACAGGGACATCCTCTACCAGCTATCTCCAAAAGAGTGGCAGGAGGAACACAGAAAAAGGCACGAAAAAGAAAAGGATAGGAAAACAGAATCCAGAGTTAATGAAAGAAGTGCTGCACCTGCCCCCACCACCGAGCAGG ACCAGGGTCTGACAGCCGGGACAAGCACTGCCCATAGCATCAGTTTTACCGATATGCCAAGTTCCCTGCTGTTCTCAGAAAGTTTGGATTTCAGGTCACATGATGTCACACCACAGCTCAAACACTTCCTGAAGCCTCTTTTATCAAGAGAACT aGGTTCATTGGAGGATGCAGAAAGTGAAATCAGCTCGGATGAAGACGAG GAGCCTGAGCTCTATTTTACCGATCCCGAACAATTGCTGACCACTTTCATGGAGATGCAGGATGAGAACATAGCCTTCATCCAGAACTCCCAGGATACTGAGGAGAGCTGGAACAAGGTCCGACACACTTTCATCACCACACATGAAAGCAT GGAGAAGGAGCTGGCAGCGCTGAAACAGCAGGCAAACACCCTCCGAGCCACTGTCGccaaggaagaagagaaagtaGCCGATCTGAAGCTCAAAGTTCAGCTCTTTTCCTCTGGAGAACACGAAGCTGATGACCAG GACAAAATTCTGACAAGCCTGAAAAAGAAGGTGCTGGAAGTCTATTTGCAGTGCACTGGAGACAATGAGACAAACCTGCCAACAGTAGAGATGTTAAAGGTAATAGAAAAAAAGCTCAATGACTTGCTGGACAGCGTGGAGAGAATCCCAGCAGCAAAGATAGAAAAGGCTGTGAAAGCCATAAGAAAGGAACAGAGGGCAAG GctcagagaggaaaagcagagacaactgaagcagcagcaggatgaagGATTAAAAAGGGACATGGAAAGATCACAGctacctgaaggaaaaaag AACTTCGAGACAATGGCCTTGCATTCCAATGCACCTgccaggaagaagaaagaacagCCAAGGAAATAG